The Rhizoctonia solani chromosome 14, complete sequence genome has a segment encoding these proteins:
- a CDS encoding ICE-like protease (caspase) p20 domain protein → MSDYIQLVPSILVESRHGGRHPRSLNKSFAGFRDVLDPVRGVALLITNKYEGRNWPDDFKHSMSLKGAVKDSIHIRQFLEKFGPTMGVNAQAIDDASRKNIEDHIGKAIESYPPLLITYFQGHGLYHPGMVIYVTSDGRETETLEGLTAKEMVKMFSKSTPGTKLLTITDFCYSGNVPFRFKVRIELGTRWNSTLLVLFEKNKSTKPVTQVVISPKSSLANLKAEPMSLPQILLHLRERVDHHLSIAKEHPKYSGKLKGAKQVPQSLAGFPGVLEPATTGVSLSVTNTYQGMIWPKLLGAKDAPMTLRGGPEDIRHIQAFLKLIAPGLRAESIENAQREDIRNHIKRLVDTRLSLLVTYFQGHGENISNGKDEDYSVRYITGDAKKDDGSLEYLTADEFIEMFSAFSAPTMLVAITDICHSGNLYRLQFRLLVLKDGTAFWCETKEWNDDNKLGWKHKINAPMIHIAGSYRWQQVYETKSTGGYLTHSLGSFKDVSMTLPQLLLNLRESVNRHLDKAKDHPRRPLDPWIAQVPQMFSNHMWPLDEPGILSKICLGTA, encoded by the exons ATGTCTGACTATATTCAGTTGGTGCCATCCATTCTCGTGGAAAGCAGACATGGCGGGCGCC ACCCACGCTCGCTTAACAAGTCTTTTGCTGGTTTCCGGGACGTACTCGACCCCGTTCGAGGTGTTGCGCTTCTG ATAACGAATAAATATGAGGGGAGGAATTGGCCCGATGATTTTAAGCACTCGATGAGCCTTAAAGGCGCCGTCAAAGACTCCATACACATTCGACAATTTCTTGAGAAATTCGGACCCACTATGGGTGTCAACGCCCAGGCGATCGACGATGCATCGCGCAAGAACATC GAGGACCACATCGGGAAAGCTATCGAGAGTTACCCACCGCTGCTGATAACGTATT TCCAAGGACATGGTCTATATCACCCCGGTATGGTTATAT ACGTTACCAGCGATGGTAGAGAGACTGAAACCTTGGAAGGCCTAACTGCCAAG GAAATGGTCAAAATGTTTTCAAAATCGACCCCTGGGACCAAATTGTTG ACTATTACCGACTTTTGCTATTCCGGCAATGT GCCTTTCAGGTTTAAAGTTCGTATTGAACTTGGGACAAGATGGAA cTCCACATTGCTGGTTCTCTTCGAGAAGAACAAGTCTACGAAACCCGTAACGCAGGTGGTTATCTCACCGAAGTCG AGCCTGGCTAATTTAAAAGCAGAACCCATGTCGCTTCCCCAGATTTTACTCCACCTCCG GGAACGCGTAGATCATCACCTTTCAATTGCAAAGGAACATCCAAAGTACTCGGGCAAACTCAAGGGGGCCAAGCAGGTACCTCAA TCTCTTGCCGGATTCCCAGGAGTTCTCGAACCTGCTACTACAGGAGTTTCTCTTTCG GTGACCAATACTTACCAAGGTATGATTTGGCCGAAGCTGCTGGGAGCCAAAGATGCTCCCATGACCTTGCGGGGCGGACCAGAAGATATTCGCCACATACAGGCTTTTCTCAAGCTCATCGCACCAGGGCTTAGGGCTGAGTCAATCGAGAACGCCCAACGCGAGGATATT CGAAATCACATCAAGAGGCTTGTTGACACCCGTCTTTCTCTGCTGGTGACTTATT TTCAAGGACACGGCGAAAATATTTCAAACGGCAAGGACGAAGACTACTCGGTTCGAT ATATTACCGGTGATGCCAAAAAGGATGACGGTTCACTAGAGTACCTAACCGCAGAC GAGTTTATCGAAATGTTCTCGGCGTTCAGCGCTCCTACTATGCTCGTC GCTATCACCGACATCTGTCATTCAGGAAATCTATATC GATTGCAGTTTCGGCTGCTCGTATTGAAGGATGGGACCGCTTTCTGGTGCGAAACTAAAGAGTGGAATGACGACAACAAGCTTGGTTGGAAGCACAAGATCAATGCACCTATG ATTCATATTGCTGGCTCCTACAGATGGCAGCAGGTCTACGAAACCAAAAGTACTGGAGGCTACCTCACCCAT AGCTTAGGTAGCTTTAAGGACGTATCAATGACACTCCCTCAACTTTTACTCAACCTTCG AGAGTCTGTCAATCGTCATCTAGACAAGGCAAAGGATCACCCGAGGAGACCCTTGGATCCATGGATAGCACAAGTCCCTCAG ATGTTTAGCAACCACATGTGG CCTCTCGACGAGCCAGGAATTCTTTCGAAAATCTGCCTTGGCACGGCCTAA
- a CDS encoding DNA-directed RNA polymerases I, II, and III subunit RPABC5 yields MPPKAIPTPEPPKLQFCSECNNLLYPKNDLLTVTKEQPGVTEDLQTDPTLAHAVMDCPNCQHNDAVYFQDQSKRIETPMTLSTYVPTVAIPLLIQAGSGAGW; encoded by the exons ATGCCTCCCAAAGCGATTCCGACTCCCGAGCCACCCAAACTGCAATTCTGTTCCGAATG TAACAATCTCTTATACCCCAAA AATGATTTGCTGACTGTTACCAA AGAGCAGCCGGGTGTGACGGAAGACCTTCAGACTGACCCCACCCTC GCACATGCAGTGATGGACTGTCCAAATTGCCAACACAACGA CGCGGTATACTTTCAGGACCAGTCAAAACGCATCGAAACACCCATGACGCTTTCTACGTATGTACCAACTGTAGCCATACCTTTATTGATCCAAGCTGGAAGCGGCGCGGGGTGGTGA
- a CDS encoding Retrovirus-related Pol polyprotein from transposon TNT 1-94, giving the protein MAKAVASTSAPGAASGTHRIAPLWGTENYNMWRIQMEDILSDLDLYGYVNKTIIAPSKTVLKTKRNRKDDEGKPLPDYEYTATNDEYTKWVKADQKALSNIRLRVDGSVLNLIQGCTTSANAWNALATTYQVKGTVGLIDLQRKFFSHQMTDGKDIEEHIQRMRGWFQRINNISPGSCTEANWITTLIASLPDSWDSFSQSVSFQFDLQDNSALSNQVNDIRLRITAEAHRKNAQNPEGKAFFSTNKASFNKPIRTGSKGPDKSKSKCNNCGKIGHWAAKCRGPGGGAYKPGQNNGKGTNRKFNAPNKAQNGNARTHIAVEDNNSSANYAFSTLENLNIYGKPGINQDWGDTVAPPAEGEMTHANSAAEQPKEPAGTGGVHTVSKEEKSDSNKPVDIKSEPKIEQKASNKPTKLTHNNVLKPYTTRSHSAMRINPSATTNALQQLNTLTSGTDNAGVQTRSRNPNVAPIKLNNVRGGITLKIQHPPMSEFSNVPITPSNPNSSDNTVPSAYNFFDSPSTVLPTNTGTPDLTYSMVTPTTPEPTIDKLCKQFKQLYLNEPLIPKQPNPTLALSGDMEPTWTFINNEPPTPTTNSPTVAEALSGPNAEEWWKAMAKEVSTLEQMGTYKLTDLPPERKAMGNKWVLVLKHNKNGTPIRHKARLVAQGFSQQPGIDFDKTFAPVVRLDSIRTLVSIANQYDWDIRQLDVNSAYLHAEVNKDLYMQQIPYFSDGTNKVLKLKQSIYGLKQAGRMWNKLYNTKLKAIGYTPCFTNACVYHQINNINAFQRNRKNGIITLNQAAYINSLVDYAGLAEAYPANTPFSPTVQLTQYKGVKPKFNYGTYIDFGKLGYSDANWGSNLLDSKKQATVALLTMEAEYMALSHACTQAMWLRQFFEELQYVADTPTLIVSDNLAALALSEELQFHGRSKHIDIRHHFMRDLIEKRKVATLYVPTKENLADAFTKALPAPQFSYLMQGIMGKPMSEG; this is encoded by the exons ATGGCCAAAGCTGTAGCAAGCACTTCAGCCCCCGGTGCAGCTAGCGGAACGCACCGGATTGCACCCCTTTGGGGAACTGAGAATTATAATATGTGGCGCATACAGATGGAAGACATATTATCAGATCTTGATCTATATGGCTACGTAAACAAGACGATTATTGCACCTAGCAAGACTGTACTGAAAACCAAAAGAAACCGGAAAGATGACGAGGGCAAACCATTGCCCGACTATGAATATACAGCAACTAACGACGAATACACAAAATGGGTTAAAGCCGACCAAAAAGCATTATCTAATATAAGATTAAGAGTTGACGGAAGTGTACTAAACCTAATACAAGGATGCACAACGTCCGCCAACGCTTGGAATGCCCTCGCAACAACTTACCAAGTCAAGGGAACGGTCGGACTCATTGACCTACAAAGAAAGTTTTTCAGTCACCAAATGACTGATGGCaaagacattgaggaacacATCCAACGCATGCGCGGATGGTTCCAGCGAATAAACAATATTAGTCCCGGCTCATGCACTGAAGCCAACTGGATCACAACATTGATTGCAAGCTTACCTGACTCATGGGATTCATTCTCCCAATCAGTAAGTTTCCAATTCGATTTACAAGATAACAGCGCGTTATCAAACCAAGTAAATGACATTAGATTGCGCATAACAGCCGAAGCACATAGAAAGAATGCCCAAAACCCAGAAGGGAAAGCATTCTTTagtacaaacaaagcaagCTTCAATAAACCTATACGTACCGGCAGTAAGGGACCAGATAAGTCCAAGTCTAAATGCAACAACTGCGGTAAGATAGGACACTGGGCAGCCAAATGTAGGGGCccaggtggaggtgcatACAAACCCGGTCAGAACAATGGCAAAGGAACAAATAGAAAGTTCAACGCACCAAACAAAGCCCAAAACGGCAATGCAAGGACGCATATAGCCGTTGAGGACAATAACAGCAGTGCCAACTACGCGTTCTCGACCCTTGAGAATTTGAATATATATGGAA AACCCGGAATCAACCAGGATTGGGGAGATACAGTTGCTCCGCCcgctgagggggagatgactcATGCCAACAGCGCTGCGGAACAACCAAAAGAACCTGCTggaacagggggagtgcaTACAGTCAGCAAGGAAGAAAAGAGTGACTCAAACAAACCTGTAGATATAAAAAGTGAGCCTAAGATTGAACAAAAAGCATCCAACAAACCAACAAAACTCACTCACAATAACGTACTTAAACCTTATACTACTCGTTCTCACTCTGCTATGCGCATTAACCCTAGCGCAACTACGAATGCACTACAACAACTCAACACACTTACGTCCGGAACCGACAACGCAGGAGTCCAAACCCGCAGTCGGAATCCTAACGTTGCTCCCATCAAACTCAACAACGTGCGAGGAGGGATTACCCTCAAGATCCAGCACCCTCCCATGTCCG AGTTCTCCAATGTCCCTATCACGCCCAGCAACCCCAATAGCTCTGACAACACTGTACCTAGCGCATACAACTTCTTTGACAGTCCCTCCACTGTACTACCCACCAATACCGGCACCCCGGACCTTACCTACTCAATGGTCACCCCAACAACACCCGAACCAACCATCGACAAACTTTGCAAACAATTCAAACAGCTATACCTCAATGAACCATTGATCCCCAAACAGCCGAACCCCACCTTGGCGTTGTCCGGAGATATGGAACCAACGTGGACGTTCATCAACAATGAACCGCCAACGCCGACGACCAACAGTCCTACCGTTGCGGAGGCGCTATCCGGGCCAAACGCAGAGGAATGGTGGAAGGCGATGGCCAAGGAGGTCAGCACCCTTGAACAAATGGGAACGTACAAACTAACAGACTTACCACCCGAACGCAAGGCAATGGGGAACAAATGGGTCCTTGTACTCAAGCACAACAAGAACGGCACACCCATCCGACACAAGGCAAGACTCGTAGCCCAAGGATTTAGTCAGCAACCTGGCATTGATTTTGACAAGACATTTGCACCCGTTGTACGTCTTGATTCAATCCGTACGCTTGTATCAATCGCTAACCAGTACGATTGGGATATACGACAGCTTGATGTAAACTCGGCTTACCTACACGCCGAAGTCAACAAAGATTTATACATGCAGCAAATCCCTTATTTTAGCGACGGTACAAACAAAGTGTTAAAATTAAAGCAATCAATTTACGGACTGAAACAAGCAGGACGGATGTGGAATAAACTATACAACACAAAGCTGAAAGCAATTGGATACACACCATGCTTTACCAACGCATGTGTATACCACCAAATCAACAACATTAACG CATTCCAACGCAATCGTAAGAATGGCATCATCACACTCAACCAAGCAGCATATATTAACTCACTAGTTGATTATGCAGGCCTTGCAGAAGCTTACCCTGCCAACACTCCTTTTAGCCCAACCGTACAACTCACTCAATACAAAGGAGTCAAACCAAAGTTCAATTATGGTACATACATTG ACTTTGGCAAATTAGGCTATTCCGACGCCAATTGGGGAAGCAACTTACTAGATT CTAAGAAGCAAGCAACTGTTGCCTTATTGACAATGGAAGCGGAGTATATGGCGTTATCTCACGCATGTACTCAAGCTATGTGGCTCCGTCAATTTTTTGAGGAATTACAATACGTTGCTGACACACCAACATTAATTGTTTCAGACAACCTCGCTGCGCTCGCTCTGTCCGAAGAATTGCAATTCCATGGACGATCGAAACACATCGACATCCGACACCACTTCATGCGAGATCTCATAGAGAAACGCAAGGTAGCTACACTGTACGTACCAACTAAAGAAAACTTAGCCGACGCTTTTACTAAAGCGTTACCCGCACCACAGTTTAGTTATCTAATGCAAGGAATCATGGGCAAGCCGATGAGCGAAGGATAA
- a CDS encoding TB2/DP1, HVA22 family domain-containing protein, whose product MANSMDSPIYYLKTIFLMYLALPQTQGATPLYNHRLLPLLEHYEPQIDASMARLRSEHTTLFAPSFKNCGRASSTRPPPSPNAPAPTMQDNPVAFATGFLKTWSPFLVAASGAMMQPQQQTQPTIEGGGLGGRSRSSSASSTSSFAPTDINLTSKAKPAIQRSGAINVRNRTGRNAPRTSDVRVPIAREDGEGSRAPRRSEGASREERREAKPKPKVQLDELDSEIEEDEDLVSPDGDVAPSKASSAYEKLKAD is encoded by the exons ATGGCTAATTCGATG GATTCCCCTATATACTACCTCAAAACCATCTTTCTCATGTACCTCGCCTTACCACAGACTCAAGGCGCAACGCCTCTATACAATCACCGCCTCCTTCCCCTCCTCGAACACTACGAGCCCCAGATAGATGCATCAATGGCCCGTCTTAGATCAGAGCATACGACTTTGTTCGCGCCAAGCTTCAAGAACTGTGGGCGCGCATCATCAACGCGCCCTCCTCCCAGTCCAAATGCACCCGCTCCAACAATGCAAGATAATCCCGTCGCATTTGCTACCGGCTTCTTGAAAACATGGAGTCCGTTCTTGGTAGCTGCTAGCGGGGCAATGATGCAACCCCAGCAACAGACTCAACCTACGATCGAAGGCGGAGGATTAGGCGGGAGGAGCAGGAGTTCATCAGCTAGTTCGACAAGCTCATTTGCCCCGACAGACATCAATCTTACTTCCAAAGCGAAACCTGCGATCCAACGGAGCGGAGCTATTAATGTCAGGAACAGAACTGGAAGAAACGCCCCAAGAACCAGTGACGTGAGGGTTCCTATAGCTAGGGAGGATGGGGAAGGGAGTAGGGCCCCGAGAAGGTCGGAAGGAGCTTCGAGGGAGGAACGAAGAGAGGCCAAGCCGAAGCCAAAGGTTCAACTAGACGAGCTGGACAGTGAAATcgaggaagacgaagatTTGGTTTCGCCTGATGGGGATGTCGCGCCTAGTAAAGCTTCGAGTGCGTATGAGAAACTCAAGGCGGATTAG
- a CDS encoding cytochrome P450 family protein: MNSSSSFPFDLHLNTQLSGNNQLVAGTAATAAVGLLWYLLKTDSSTLKRVSGWPIIGQWAFFTKRHDFLKEGFDSLPNETAFGFNILRHQVVALRGEQARKVFFDKKDLSFSEGYRLLFGGGPNVKDIVADEVERNDQESLSFFLRRLSPLLRMDRLADLTPSFMSDIERNTVNWGETGKFDPFEVIYSVVFQLTIRAAAAREIADSVEKCKELEQLYWRVETGTTPTSVLLPWLPSDARKRKVSATGEIYNLFDGIIKARRSEDRREEDALQVLMDLGDSTTEVITFIMSVLFAGIVNSGLMSAWIFIFLDQEPQWKQKVVEELQGLLNKYAPVSESYGTVGERLSKIPPQGWENEMPILEACLRETIRLIASGALLRRVVNGDLELGGRKIPNGSFLVYSAGETHNNPEIYPNPTKFDPSRYSSGQDKSQAHAFLGWGYMRSFLTLYDYEIVDSVDKKPDPSVTVPDRNNIYQARPKDQTFYVKYTKRERQL, from the exons ATGAATTCCTCCTCGTCTTTTCCATTCGACCTTCACCTGAATACCCAACTGTCGGGAAACAACCAACTCGTTGCCGGCACTGCAGCAACTGCAGCTGTTGGATTGCTTTGGTATCTTCTCAAGACTGATAGTAGCACCCTCAAGCGGGTATCAGGTTGGCCCATCATCGGACAATGGGCCTTCTTCACCAA ACGTCATG ATTTCCTGAAAGAAGGATTTGATAGCTTACCAAATGAGACTGCCTTTGGTTTCAACATATTGAGG CACCAAGTTGTAGCACTCAGAGGAGAACAGGCCCGCAAAGTATTTTTTGATAAGAAGGACCTTAGCTTCAGTGAAGG CTATCGCCTCTTATTCGGTGGG GGACCGAACGTGAAGGACATCGTCGCAGACGAAGTTGAGAGGAACGATCAAGAAAGTCTGTCGTTTTTCCTTCGTCGGCTATCACCTCTTCTCAGGATGGATCGTCTGGCAGACC TCACCCCATCTTTCATGTCTGATATTGAACGAAATACGGTCAACTGGGGCGAGACCGGCAAATTCGATCCATTCGAAGTAATCTATTCAGTAGTTTTTCAGCTTACTATTCGAGCTGCTGCCGCCCGGGAGATAGCAGACTCGGTTGAAAAATGCAAAGAGCTGGAGCAATTATATTGGCGTGTTGAGACGGGCACGACGCCTACATCTGTTCTTCTCCCGTGGCTACCATCTGACGCTCGAAAGCGGAAGGTTTCAGCTACAGGAGAAAT CTATAACTTATTTGATGGTATTATCAAAGCGCGCCGAAGCGAAGATCGCCGAGAAGAAGATGCACTGCAGGTTCTTATGGACCTTGGTGACTCGACTACGGAGGTTATCACT TTCATTATGTCTGTCCTTTTCGCCGGCATAGTCAATAGCGGACTGATGAGTGCTTGGATCTTTATCTTCCTGGATCAAGAGCCGCAGTGGAAACAAAAGGTAGTCGAAGAACTTCAAGGTTTGCTCAACAAGTACGCTCCGGTATCGGAGAGCTATGGAACAGTCGGAGAGCGTCTATCGAAGATTCCTCCTCAGGGATGGGAAAATGAAATGCCCATTTTGGAA GCGTGCCTACGTGAGACTATCCG CTTGATTGCTTCTGGGGCACTATTGCGCCGGGTTGTCAATGGCGATCTGGAACTTGGAGGAAGGAAGATTCCAAATGG CTCCTTCCTCGTTTACTCTGCGGGGGAGACTCATAATAACCCCGAGATCTATCCTAACCCTACCAA ATTTGACCCGAGCCGGTATTCGTCTGGACAAGATAAATCTCAGGCCCATGCCTTCCTCGGATGGG gctatatgcgctctTTTTTGACCTTG TATGACTACGAGATTGTGGATTCTGTTGACAAAAAGCCAGATCCATCTGTTACTGTTCCAGACAGGAACAACATCTACCAA GCGCGACCGAAAGATCAAACATTCTATGTCAAATACACAAAGCGCGAGAGGCAACTCTAG
- a CDS encoding alcohol dehydrogenase yields the protein MPTIQNSAAIFNSVPKEYPVLNETIIKGTSIIDLDSATLNGGILVKSVYLSIDPHLRGRMRKVSSQSYVDSFKIGKPITDFGIGKVIQSKKDEVFLDDLLYVQELSFQEYNVLRPEHPARVIKEKPDVPLSAYIGVLGMPGMTAFYGLETIGKPVKGETIFVSSGASAVESLVAQLTKAKGLKVIASVGSDEKIKFLEDIGVDVPFGYKTQSIADVVAKEGPIDIYWDNVGGSTLENATHILLKQLTVKGVFVLTGEKEYEGQLNNTIKLLGKLFPLVQSGQIKRSEQTLKGLDSVGEGVIAVQSGANTAKVVIEV from the exons ATGCCTACAATTCAGAACTCTGCCGCCATTTTTAACTCTGTCCCTAAAGAGTACCCCGTTCTCAACGAAACTATTATCAAGGGCACCAGTATAATTGATCTTGATAGTGCTACACTTAACGGTGGAATACTTGTGAAGTCAGTATATCTGTCTATCGACCCACATTTACGGGGAAGAATGCGGAAAGTATCTTCGCAGTCCTATGTCGATAGTTTCAAAATCGGTAAGCCGATCACAGATTTTGGAATCGGGAAGGTGATTCAATCCAAGAAAGACGAAGTTTTTCTAGATGATTTACTCTATGTTCAAGAGCTTT CATTTCAGGAGTACAATGTATTGCGACCTGAACATCCGGCTAGAGTTATCAAAGAGAAACCAGACGTCCCGCTCTCTGCATATATTGGCGTCCTTGGAATGCCTG GTATGACGGCATTTTACGGGCTCGAGACTATAGGCAAGCCGGTTAAAGGGGAGACCATATTCGTCTCATCAGGTGCCAGTGCGGTTGAGTC GCTTGTAGCTCAGCTCACCAAAGCGAAAGGTCTCAAGGTCATAGCATCCGTTGGCTCTGACGAAAAAATTAAATTCTTGGAGGACATCGGCGTCGATGTACCTTTTGGTTACAAGACACAAAGCATTGCGGATGTTGTTGCAAAGGAAGGGCCGATTGATATTTACTGGGATAACGTTGGCGGCTCGACCTTAGAG AACGCAACGCATATACTTCTCAAACAACTTACAGTCAAAGGGGTTTTCGTTTTGACCGGAGAGAAGGAATATGAAGGCCAACTTAATAATACAATCAAACTCCTTGGTAAATTATTTCCACTCGTCCAATCCGGGCAAATCAAGCGGTCAGAGCAGACACTCAAAGGGCTTGACAGTGTTGGAGAAGGAGTTATCGCCGTGCAATCAGGGGCAAATACCGCAAAGGTTGTTATCGAAGTGTAA